One Pseudonocardia sediminis DNA window includes the following coding sequences:
- a CDS encoding GGDEF domain-containing protein, whose translation MTDTAWTVRGLVRAARRAPGRAPERTRPAARPGTDVPETDDPSVASGTPASRAALHTAAAERLAESGRWEPAYRHLREAVRLLHGQHVVPRSPQEEMERLRRAHAEAHEQSRRDSLTASYNRRYLDERLAALLGESATGTGLCVALADIDHFKQVNDTHGHQFGDRVLQRMVVELGRGLPEGAFCARYGGEEFALVLPGESLDDGIAISEAARDRIATHDWSSMHPDLKLTISIGVAHAEVATAEVDPLIGDADLLLYTAKQAGRNAVAFRREAGGRVELAGPAAGRRSVPQPADAGTGTPSHSEAP comes from the coding sequence ATGACGGACACGGCATGGACGGTGCGCGGGCTGGTGCGCGCCGCGCGTCGCGCACCCGGCCGGGCGCCGGAACGGACGCGGCCCGCGGCACGACCCGGGACCGACGTCCCGGAGACCGACGACCCGTCGGTCGCCTCCGGCACCCCCGCCTCCCGCGCGGCGCTGCACACCGCGGCCGCCGAGCGCCTGGCCGAGAGCGGCCGGTGGGAGCCCGCCTACCGGCACCTGCGCGAGGCCGTCCGGCTGCTGCACGGCCAGCACGTCGTGCCGCGCAGCCCGCAGGAGGAGATGGAGCGCCTGCGCCGCGCGCACGCCGAGGCGCACGAGCAGAGCCGCCGCGACAGCCTCACCGCCAGCTACAACCGCCGCTACCTCGACGAGCGCCTGGCCGCGCTGCTCGGGGAGTCCGCGACCGGCACCGGGCTGTGCGTGGCACTGGCCGACATCGACCACTTCAAGCAGGTCAACGACACCCACGGGCACCAGTTCGGCGACCGGGTGCTGCAGCGGATGGTCGTCGAGCTCGGGCGCGGGCTGCCCGAGGGGGCGTTCTGCGCCCGCTACGGCGGCGAGGAGTTCGCGCTGGTCCTGCCCGGGGAGAGCCTCGACGACGGGATCGCGATCAGCGAGGCCGCACGGGACCGGATCGCCACCCACGACTGGTCGTCGATGCACCCCGACCTGAAGCTGACGATCAGCATCGGGGTCGCGCACGCCGAGGTCGCCACGGCCGAGGTCGACCCGCTGATCGGCGACGCGGACCTGTTACTCTACACGGCGAAGCAGGCCGGCCGCAACGCCGTCGCCTTCCGTCGCGAGGCCGGGGGCCGGGTGGAGCTGGCCGGACCGGCCGCCGGTCGCCGATCGGTACCGCAGCCGGCCGACGCCGGTACCGGGACGCCGTCGCACTCCGAGGCTCCGTAA
- the dusB gene encoding tRNA dihydrouridine synthase DusB: MAGITNPGFRRLCREQGAGFYVCEMITSRGLVEKNPLTRRMIAFDADEYPRSMQLYGVDPVAMRTAASMVATEDLADHIDLNFGCPVPKVTRRGGGAALPFKRKLFERIVRAAVEGANGRPVTVKMRIGIDDDHITYLDAGRIAVDAGASAVALHARTAAQRYSGTADWSAIARLREHVPAGTPVLGNGDVFSAQDALDMVARTGCDGVVVGRGCLGRPWLFGDLEAAFAGRPLPAPPNLGQVATTLRRHAVLLCEHMGDHKGIRDVRKHIAWYLKGFPVGPEVRRSLGMVASIGELDDLLATLDPDEPFPADADGPRGRQGSPGRVVLPEHWLDDAEDETVPFSAEVENSGG; the protein is encoded by the coding sequence ATGGCGGGCATCACCAACCCCGGCTTCCGGCGGCTGTGCCGTGAGCAGGGCGCCGGGTTCTACGTCTGCGAGATGATCACCTCACGCGGTCTGGTCGAGAAGAACCCGCTGACCCGCCGGATGATCGCGTTCGACGCCGACGAGTACCCGCGCTCGATGCAGCTCTACGGCGTCGACCCGGTCGCGATGCGCACCGCGGCGAGCATGGTCGCGACCGAGGACCTCGCCGACCACATCGACCTCAACTTCGGCTGCCCGGTCCCGAAGGTCACCCGCCGCGGCGGCGGGGCGGCGCTGCCGTTCAAGCGCAAGCTGTTCGAGCGGATCGTGCGGGCCGCCGTGGAGGGCGCGAACGGGCGTCCGGTCACGGTGAAGATGCGGATCGGGATCGACGACGACCACATCACCTACCTCGACGCCGGCCGCATCGCCGTCGACGCCGGGGCCTCGGCCGTCGCGTTGCACGCGCGCACCGCGGCCCAGCGCTACTCCGGCACCGCGGACTGGTCGGCGATCGCCCGGCTGCGCGAGCACGTGCCGGCGGGGACTCCTGTGTTGGGCAACGGGGACGTCTTCAGCGCCCAGGACGCGCTGGACATGGTCGCGCGGACCGGTTGCGACGGCGTCGTGGTCGGCCGCGGGTGCCTGGGACGGCCGTGGCTGTTCGGGGACCTGGAGGCCGCGTTCGCGGGACGCCCGCTGCCCGCGCCGCCGAACCTCGGCCAGGTCGCGACGACGCTGCGCCGTCACGCCGTCCTGCTCTGCGAGCACATGGGCGACCACAAGGGCATCCGCGACGTCCGCAAGCACATCGCCTGGTACCTCAAGGGCTTCCCGGTCGGGCCGGAGGTGCGGCGCAGCCTGGGCATGGTCGCGAGCATCGGTGAGCTCGACGACCTGCTCGCCACCCTGGACCCGGACGAGCCGTTCCCGGCCGACGCCGACGGCCCGCGCGGGCGTCAGGGCTCGCCCGGGCGGGTCGTCCTGCCCGAGCACTGGCTCGACGACGCCGAGGACGAGACCGTGCCGTTCTCGGCCGAGGTGGAGAACTCGGGCGGCTGA
- a CDS encoding superoxide dismutase family protein: MVTRRAVALRLAVLAPVAGLLVGCGGSEPADAPAGQSQEKEVSASFTDGGVQAVTYDQAKVPAGSGATVKTGSADGRTTTTLTVRGLLPNTTYGAHAHVNPCGSTGDAAGAHYQFNQDPVKPSVDPAFANPQNEIWLDLTTDAQGNGTATSTNEWVFPADRRAQSVIIHEMATMTAPGKAGTAGKRPACMTVPF; the protein is encoded by the coding sequence CCGTTCTCGCCCCCGTCGCCGGCCTGCTGGTGGGCTGTGGGGGCTCCGAGCCCGCCGACGCGCCGGCCGGGCAGTCGCAGGAGAAGGAGGTCTCCGCCTCGTTCACCGACGGCGGCGTCCAGGCGGTCACCTACGACCAGGCGAAGGTGCCGGCCGGCTCCGGGGCCACCGTGAAGACCGGCTCGGCCGACGGGAGGACGACCACGACGCTGACCGTCCGCGGCCTGCTGCCGAACACCACCTACGGCGCGCACGCGCACGTCAACCCCTGTGGTTCGACGGGCGACGCGGCCGGGGCGCACTACCAGTTCAACCAGGACCCGGTGAAGCCGAGCGTCGACCCCGCCTTCGCCAACCCGCAGAACGAGATCTGGCTCGACCTCACCACCGACGCCCAGGGCAACGGCACCGCGACCAGCACCAACGAGTGGGTCTTCCCGGCCGACCGGCGCGCGCAGTCGGTGATCATCCACGAGATGGCGACCATGACCGCACCGGGCAAGGCCGGGACCGCGGGCAAGCGACCGGCCTGCATGACCGTCCCGTTCTGA